Proteins encoded within one genomic window of Flavobacterium oreochromis:
- a CDS encoding FixH family protein, with protein MRANWGTGIVIAFGLFITFILYFVFKVQGTKEYDHEMVTEEYYKKEIGYQNQLDKEQNAINLKEKVLIETKSEGLIIKFPKSFQYKNIIGKVSFYRPSNQQLDFDVPISLSSSNLLIPKTKLIGGRWDISIDWEYQGKSYLNKEKVNL; from the coding sequence ATGAGAGCAAATTGGGGAACAGGAATTGTGATAGCATTTGGGTTATTTATCACATTCATATTATACTTTGTATTTAAAGTGCAAGGAACGAAAGAATATGATCATGAAATGGTTACAGAAGAATATTATAAAAAAGAAATAGGATATCAGAATCAATTAGATAAAGAACAAAATGCAATTAATTTAAAAGAAAAAGTCCTTATAGAAACAAAAAGTGAAGGACTTATAATAAAATTTCCAAAATCATTTCAATATAAAAATATAATAGGTAAGGTGTCCTTTTATAGACCGTCTAATCAGCAATTAGATTTCGATGTGCCCATATCGTTATCTTCTTCCAATTTGCTCATACCTAAAACCAAGCTGATTGGCGGTCGTTGGGACATTAGTATTGACTGGGAATACCAAGGGAAAAGTTATTTGAACAAAGAAAAAGTTAATCTATAA
- a CDS encoding YdcH family protein: MHRYNSGAEATTDAHMHELKARLLFLKDEIFSMLKN; this comes from the coding sequence ATTCATAGATATAATTCTGGAGCAGAAGCCACTACAGATGCACATATGCACGAACTAAAAGCTAGATTGTTATTTTTGAAAGATGAAATTTTTTCAATGTTAAAAAACTAG
- a CDS encoding acyl-CoA dehydrogenase, with the protein MNFNLSEEHLMIQQAAKDFAQAELLPGVIERDEHSIFPTEQVKKMAELGFLGMMVDPKYGGAGLDSVSYVLAMEEIAKVDASAAVIMSVNNSLVCAGLEKFASEEQKMKYLVPLAKGEVIGAFCLSEPEAGSDATSQKTTAIDKGDYYLLNGTKNWITNGGSASTYIVIAQTDAEKGHKGINAFIVEKGWEGFSIGPKEKKMGIRGSDTHSLMFSDVKVPKENRIGEDGFGFNFAMAVLNGGRIGIASQALGIASGAYELALKYSQERVAFKKPIFQHQAIAFKLADMATQITAARMLCLKAACEKDAGQDISHSGAMAKLFASETAMNVTIEAVQIHGGNGYVSEYHVERMMRDAKITQIYEGTSEIQRIVISRGLVK; encoded by the coding sequence ATGAACTTTAATTTAAGCGAAGAACATTTAATGATTCAGCAAGCGGCAAAAGATTTTGCTCAAGCGGAATTATTACCAGGTGTTATAGAAAGAGATGAACATTCTATATTTCCAACGGAACAAGTAAAAAAAATGGCTGAACTAGGCTTTTTAGGTATGATGGTAGATCCAAAATATGGAGGAGCTGGTTTAGATAGTGTTTCATATGTATTAGCTATGGAAGAAATAGCTAAAGTTGATGCGTCTGCAGCAGTAATTATGTCCGTTAATAACTCTTTAGTATGTGCAGGTTTAGAAAAATTTGCCAGTGAAGAGCAAAAAATGAAATATTTAGTTCCTCTTGCTAAAGGTGAGGTTATCGGTGCATTTTGTTTATCAGAACCAGAAGCAGGTTCAGATGCTACTTCTCAAAAAACGACTGCAATTGATAAAGGAGATTATTATTTATTAAATGGTACTAAAAACTGGATTACCAATGGTGGTTCAGCTTCTACTTATATCGTTATTGCTCAAACGGATGCTGAAAAAGGACATAAAGGAATTAATGCTTTTATTGTTGAAAAAGGATGGGAAGGTTTTTCTATAGGTCCAAAAGAGAAAAAAATGGGAATCAGAGGCTCTGATACACATTCACTTATGTTTTCTGATGTAAAAGTACCGAAAGAAAACCGTATAGGTGAAGATGGTTTCGGTTTTAATTTTGCTATGGCTGTTTTAAATGGCGGAAGAATAGGTATTGCTTCTCAAGCTTTAGGTATTGCATCTGGAGCATATGAGTTAGCTTTAAAATATTCACAAGAACGTGTAGCTTTTAAAAAACCTATTTTTCAGCATCAAGCCATTGCTTTTAAATTAGCTGACATGGCTACTCAAATTACAGCTGCTAGAATGCTTTGCTTAAAAGCAGCTTGTGAAAAAGATGCAGGACAAGATATTTCTCATTCAGGCGCAATGGCTAAATTATTTGCTTCAGAAACTGCTATGAATGTAACTATAGAAGCGGTTCAAATACACGGAGGTAATGGCTATGTAAGTGAATATCATGTAGAAAGAATGATGCGTGACGCTAAAATTACTCAAATCTATGAAGGGACTTCTGAAATTCAAAGAATTGTTATTTCAAGAGGTTTAGTAAAATAA
- a CDS encoding anhydro-N-acetylmuramic acid kinase — protein sequence MEKNFFNVVGVMSGTSLDGVDLAHVLLKNEDQIWKFEILEAETIPYTEEWLFKLKSAVNFSQFELQILNQEYTIYLSSIIRNFIQKYHLNNLDAICSHGHTVLHQPQKGFTLQIGNLPIIAQLLGQTVVCDFRIQDVKKGGQGAPLVPIGDQILFSDFDYCLNLGGFSNISFQIQGKRVAFDISPVNTVLNFLSEKIGNKFDDKGKIAASGSINQVLLTELNQLEYYTLPFPKSLGIEYVKSKVLPIIDRYDNLSIPDILCTFCEHIALQIKKVLFKKTGKMLITGGGAYNDYLIEKNKKK from the coding sequence ATGGAAAAGAACTTTTTTAATGTTGTAGGTGTAATGTCTGGCACCTCTTTAGACGGGGTTGATTTAGCTCACGTACTGTTGAAAAATGAAGATCAGATCTGGAAATTTGAAATATTAGAAGCAGAAACGATACCATATACTGAAGAATGGTTATTTAAATTAAAATCTGCTGTAAACTTTAGTCAGTTCGAATTACAAATTTTAAATCAAGAATATACAATATATTTAAGTTCTATTATTAGAAATTTTATACAAAAATATCATTTAAATAATTTAGATGCTATTTGTTCACACGGACATACTGTTTTACATCAACCTCAAAAAGGTTTTACTTTGCAAATAGGCAATTTACCAATAATAGCTCAGTTGCTTGGTCAAACAGTAGTGTGTGATTTTAGAATTCAAGATGTTAAAAAGGGTGGGCAGGGTGCTCCTTTAGTACCTATAGGAGATCAAATTTTATTTTCAGATTTTGATTACTGTTTAAATCTAGGCGGTTTCTCTAATATTTCATTTCAAATTCAAGGAAAAAGAGTCGCTTTTGATATATCTCCAGTAAATACTGTTTTGAATTTTTTATCCGAAAAAATAGGAAATAAATTTGATGATAAAGGGAAAATAGCTGCTTCAGGAAGTATTAATCAAGTTTTATTAACAGAGTTAAATCAACTAGAATATTACACATTACCCTTTCCTAAATCATTAGGGATTGAATATGTAAAAAGCAAAGTACTTCCTATTATTGATAGATATGATAATTTAAGTATTCCAGATATTTTGTGTACATTTTGCGAACATATTGCTCTACAAATTAAAAAAGTATTATTTAAAAAAACAGGTAAAATGTTAATTACTGGTGGTGGAGCTTATAATGATTACTTAATTGAAAAAAATAAAAAAAAATAA
- a CDS encoding chalcone isomerase family protein, with protein sequence MKLRKLFFAAFMFTTFLSSAQTQFETEGVIVPRTIEVNGGKKIQLNGFGTRSKAWVDVYVQALYLTALTQDSQVIMDGETDMAVRIEIISKMVTARKLTNAMEKGFEKSCGEKLNAMMPKINQFKLLLSDEIVKGDVYVLSYNPKEEAISVVKNDKLKGKVEGKDFKKALFGIWLSDQPADEDLKNELLGKH encoded by the coding sequence ATGAAACTAAGAAAATTATTTTTTGCCGCTTTTATGTTTACAACGTTTTTGTCTAGTGCACAAACGCAATTTGAAACAGAAGGAGTGATTGTTCCTAGAACAATAGAAGTAAATGGAGGAAAGAAAATTCAATTAAATGGATTTGGAACTAGATCAAAAGCTTGGGTTGATGTGTATGTGCAGGCTTTATATTTGACAGCATTAACGCAAGATTCTCAAGTGATTATGGATGGAGAAACAGACATGGCTGTTCGTATTGAAATAATTTCAAAAATGGTGACAGCCCGTAAGTTAACCAATGCAATGGAAAAAGGTTTTGAAAAATCATGCGGAGAAAAGTTAAATGCTATGATGCCTAAGATTAATCAATTTAAATTATTGCTTTCAGATGAAATTGTAAAAGGAGATGTGTATGTATTGTCATACAATCCAAAAGAAGAGGCTATTTCAGTTGTTAAAAATGATAAATTAAAAGGAAAAGTAGAAGGAAAAGACTTTAAAAAAGCCCTTTTTGGTATTTGGTTATCAGATCAACCAGCAGATGAAGATTTAAAGAATGAGCTTTTAGGAAAACATTAA
- a CDS encoding amidohydrolase family protein: MKIDIKILCSILFTIGTYSQQIPAPKQTQSILIMNGIAHLGNGEVIENCAIGFKEGKLTLVADARNIRIDLTSYDQVIQAEGKHIYPGFIAPNSTIGLVEIDAVKATDDEREIGTFTPNIRSLIAYNTDSKIIETARINGVLVAQITPRGGRIAGTSSIVQMDAWTWEDATIKENDGIHCNFPLTFKKSGWWAEPGTIEINNDYLKQVTEFSDFLKQAKAYLTNESIEKNIVFESLRGVFNGTQILYINANEEKQITDAIRIVKENQIPKLVIVGGYQADKIAPLLVQNNVAVLIGRVHSLPNLDQDDIDHPFKLAKLLTDKGVLVALENSGDMERMNTRNLPFQAGTTVAYGLTKEQALKTITLNTAKILGIDSTCGSLEVGKDATLFISDGDALDMRTNNLSNAFIQGRKISLQSHQTQLHDKYKKKYNIE; this comes from the coding sequence ATGAAAATAGATATAAAAATTTTATGTTCCATATTATTTACAATAGGAACCTATTCTCAGCAAATACCAGCTCCTAAACAAACTCAGTCAATACTCATTATGAATGGTATAGCTCATCTAGGTAATGGGGAAGTAATAGAAAATTGTGCAATAGGATTTAAAGAAGGAAAGTTGACATTAGTTGCGGATGCACGTAATATTCGTATTGATTTAACTTCTTATGATCAAGTTATACAAGCAGAAGGGAAACACATATATCCCGGTTTTATAGCACCTAACTCTACTATAGGATTGGTAGAAATAGATGCCGTAAAAGCTACAGATGATGAAAGAGAAATAGGTACTTTTACCCCTAATATAAGAAGCTTAATTGCATATAATACAGATTCGAAAATAATAGAAACAGCAAGGATTAACGGGGTTCTTGTAGCTCAAATTACCCCTAGAGGAGGACGTATAGCAGGAACTTCATCTATTGTACAAATGGATGCTTGGACTTGGGAAGATGCTACAATTAAAGAAAATGATGGAATTCATTGTAACTTTCCACTTACATTTAAAAAATCAGGTTGGTGGGCAGAACCAGGTACTATTGAAATAAATAATGATTATTTAAAACAAGTAACTGAATTTTCTGATTTCTTAAAACAAGCAAAAGCTTATTTAACTAATGAATCAATAGAAAAAAATATAGTATTTGAATCATTAAGAGGAGTTTTTAATGGAACTCAAATACTTTATATAAACGCTAATGAAGAAAAACAAATTACTGATGCCATCCGAATAGTAAAAGAAAATCAAATTCCTAAATTGGTTATAGTTGGAGGATATCAAGCAGATAAAATAGCCCCTTTATTAGTTCAAAATAATGTGGCAGTTTTAATAGGAAGGGTACACAGTTTGCCGAATTTAGATCAAGATGATATAGATCATCCATTTAAATTAGCAAAACTTTTAACAGATAAAGGAGTTTTAGTAGCCTTAGAAAATAGTGGAGATATGGAGCGTATGAATACAAGAAACCTCCCTTTTCAAGCAGGAACTACTGTAGCGTATGGATTAACAAAAGAACAAGCCTTAAAAACAATTACCTTAAATACTGCTAAAATTTTAGGAATTGATAGCACTTGTGGTTCTTTAGAAGTAGGTAAAGATGCAACTCTCTTTATTTCTGATGGTGATGCACTTGATATGAGAACCAATAATTTATCAAATGCTTTTATACAAGGAAGAAAAATTTCCCTACAATCACATCAAACACAATTACACGATAAGTATAAAAAAAAGTACAATATAGAGTAG
- the prfA gene encoding peptide chain release factor 1: MLERLQYVKQRFDEVSDLIIQPDVIADQKRYVQLNKEYKDLKALVEKRDEYVNLVGNINEAKEIIADGSDAEMVEMAKMQLEEAQERLPQLEEEIKFMLIPKDPEDAKNVMVEIRAGTGGDEASLFAGDLYKMYTRYCEAKGWRTSVVDLNEGTAGGFKEIIFEVTGEDVYGTLKYEAGVHRVQRVPQTETQGRVHTSAATVMVLPEAEEFDVHIDMNDVRIDLFCSSGPGGQSVNTTKSAVRMTHIPTGLVAQCQDEKSQHKNKDKALSVLRSRLYEMELAKKQEEDAKKRNSQVSSGDRSAKIRTYNFPQGRVTDHRIGMDIFDMDGVMGGKIQKFIDELQLVANTEKLKESEVY, from the coding sequence ATGTTAGAAAGACTTCAATATGTAAAGCAACGTTTTGATGAAGTATCAGACTTAATCATCCAGCCAGATGTTATTGCTGATCAAAAACGTTATGTACAATTAAATAAAGAATACAAAGATTTAAAAGCGTTAGTAGAAAAACGCGATGAATATGTAAATCTTGTTGGAAATATTAATGAAGCTAAAGAAATTATAGCAGATGGTTCTGATGCCGAAATGGTAGAAATGGCTAAGATGCAGTTAGAAGAAGCACAAGAAAGATTACCTCAGTTAGAAGAGGAAATTAAATTTATGCTGATTCCTAAAGATCCAGAGGACGCTAAAAATGTTATGGTTGAAATACGTGCAGGTACAGGTGGTGATGAAGCTTCTTTATTTGCAGGTGATTTATATAAAATGTACACTAGATATTGTGAAGCTAAGGGCTGGAGAACCTCTGTTGTAGATTTAAATGAAGGAACAGCAGGTGGATTTAAAGAAATTATTTTTGAAGTTACAGGTGAAGATGTTTATGGAACTTTAAAATATGAAGCAGGAGTACACCGTGTACAGCGTGTTCCTCAAACAGAAACACAAGGACGTGTACATACATCAGCAGCTACTGTTATGGTATTACCAGAAGCAGAAGAGTTTGATGTACATATAGATATGAATGATGTACGTATCGATTTGTTCTGTTCATCAGGACCAGGAGGTCAATCTGTTAATACAACAAAATCAGCAGTTCGTATGACACACATTCCTACAGGGTTAGTGGCACAATGTCAAGATGAAAAATCACAGCATAAAAACAAAGATAAAGCATTATCCGTATTACGTTCTCGTTTATATGAAATGGAATTAGCTAAAAAACAAGAAGAAGATGCTAAAAAACGTAATTCACAGGTTAGTTCAGGAGATCGTTCTGCAAAAATTAGAACCTATAATTTCCCACAAGGACGTGTAACAGATCACCGAATAGGAATGGATATTTTTGATATGGACGGTGTGATGGGAGGAAAAATTCAAAAATTCATTGATGAACTACAATTAGTAGCTAATACAGAAAAATTAAAAGAATCAGAAGTTTATTAA
- a CDS encoding DUF5723 family protein, which translates to MKKILALVSMLLCAEQIEAQSYIGFLPDNYSGVHGMVYNPATIVGSPYRLDLNLVSANALFSNDYFGAKVTDLLKKDFDVDLQAKKFSSLNNNAVINADVLGLSFMFNIAPKHSIGFFSRARGNTNLHELNGTLFDKVRKDFKDITDYRIEEGDFNLVANTWAELGLSYGAIILNNDKYSLKGGLSLKYIQGVVNSYAYGRNISVFYDADNIAQNRKIIATGDFIFGGTRDFDKIDKEVKLNPNTSSFGADFGAVFEIKNQNVQKKYGPNYKWRFGASVTDIGSIRYKLDTQKHYEFNSVTVQQIKIESEKDLEKVLELFDPSPEEETSQKVILPTALHTNVDWNFFRKFYLNLNADFNLNDKKALNTLSIANTYALTPRYETKWFSFALPINYMEYRGVNVGTSLRLGPLFVGSGSVLSNLISSESKGVDLYFGLKVPIYKGEKRVKQPKEEEEEKIQPVPVKEILDTDNDGILDDVDKCINEKGPKENAGCPWPDTDNDGIIDPEDKCIDEKGPKENAGCPWPDTDGDTVLDKDDKCVNVPGTVGNNGCPEVTQAVVKKLNDYAKTILFDAGKNTFQASTYPVLEAMSALLKEYPTAKFSLEGHTDSDGKAEVNKKLSEARASAIKVYLVSKGIDTTRLTTAGFGESKPIASNKTKAGKALNRRVEVKLIIE; encoded by the coding sequence ATGAAAAAAATTCTAGCATTAGTGTCCATGCTTCTTTGTGCAGAGCAAATAGAAGCACAATCCTATATAGGATTCTTACCTGATAATTATAGTGGTGTACATGGAATGGTTTATAATCCAGCTACCATAGTAGGATCTCCCTATCGTTTAGATTTAAATTTAGTTTCAGCGAATGCTTTATTTAGTAATGATTATTTTGGAGCAAAAGTTACAGATCTCCTTAAAAAAGATTTTGATGTAGATCTTCAGGCTAAAAAATTTTCCTCGTTAAATAACAATGCAGTTATAAATGCGGATGTATTAGGTCTATCATTTATGTTTAATATAGCTCCTAAACACTCTATTGGATTTTTTTCCAGAGCTAGAGGTAATACAAATCTACATGAATTGAACGGAACTTTATTTGATAAAGTTCGAAAAGACTTTAAAGACATTACTGATTATCGTATAGAAGAAGGTGATTTTAATTTAGTAGCAAACACTTGGGCAGAGTTAGGATTGTCTTATGGAGCTATCATATTAAATAATGATAAATATTCATTAAAAGGAGGTTTATCCTTAAAATACATACAAGGTGTAGTTAATTCTTATGCTTATGGAAGAAATATAAGTGTATTTTATGATGCAGATAATATTGCCCAAAATAGAAAAATTATAGCTACTGGTGATTTTATTTTTGGGGGTACTAGAGATTTTGATAAAATAGATAAAGAAGTTAAATTAAATCCTAATACGAGTAGTTTTGGTGCTGATTTTGGTGCTGTTTTTGAAATAAAAAATCAAAATGTGCAAAAAAAATATGGACCTAATTATAAATGGAGATTTGGGGCATCTGTAACAGATATAGGGTCTATAAGATATAAATTAGATACACAAAAACATTACGAGTTTAATAGTGTTACCGTACAACAAATAAAAATTGAGTCAGAAAAAGATCTTGAAAAAGTTTTAGAACTGTTTGACCCTTCACCAGAAGAAGAAACATCTCAAAAAGTAATATTGCCTACAGCATTACATACTAATGTAGATTGGAATTTTTTTAGAAAATTTTATTTAAATCTTAATGCAGATTTTAATTTGAATGATAAAAAAGCTTTAAATACCTTATCAATTGCAAATACTTATGCTTTAACACCACGTTATGAAACAAAGTGGTTTAGTTTTGCATTACCAATTAATTATATGGAATATAGGGGCGTAAATGTAGGGACAAGTCTTCGTTTAGGGCCTTTATTTGTAGGATCAGGATCTGTTTTATCAAATTTAATATCATCAGAATCTAAAGGAGTTGACTTATATTTTGGGTTAAAAGTGCCTATTTACAAAGGAGAAAAGAGAGTGAAACAACCTAAAGAAGAAGAAGAAGAAAAAATACAGCCAGTACCAGTAAAAGAAATATTAGATACAGACAATGATGGAATATTGGATGATGTAGACAAATGTATTAATGAAAAAGGACCTAAAGAAAATGCAGGATGTCCTTGGCCTGATACAGATAATGACGGAATTATAGATCCAGAAGATAAATGTATTGATGAAAAAGGGCCTAAAGAAAACGCAGGTTGTCCTTGGCCTGATACAGATGGAGATACAGTTTTAGATAAGGATGATAAATGTGTAAACGTTCCAGGAACAGTAGGAAATAATGGTTGTCCAGAAGTAACTCAAGCTGTTGTTAAAAAATTAAATGATTATGCAAAAACAATTTTGTTTGATGCAGGAAAAAATACATTTCAAGCTTCTACTTATCCAGTGTTAGAAGCAATGTCTGCCTTATTAAAAGAATATCCTACAGCTAAATTCTCACTAGAAGGACATACAGATAGTGATGGAAAAGCAGAAGTAAATAAAAAATTATCTGAAGCAAGAGCGTCTGCTATTAAAGTTTACTTAGTAAGTAAAGGAATTGATACCACTCGATTAACAACAGCTGGATTTGGAGAGTCAAAACCAATTGCATCAAATAAAACAAAAGCAGGAAAAGCACTAAATAGAAGAGTAGAAGTGAAATTAATCATAGAATAA
- a CDS encoding outer membrane beta-barrel protein yields MKKIDLKRISLLLLFISFFSINAQEKGTSEFKVSYGLFSTNNIINTVTDILITPASLGAVTVENKVSSGVFNLGYNYTIINKLNLGLDFAYEAFISDVISNNKFINKQKEDDFTFAIKSDYNYLSKNKIRLYSGVGIGYTFIRNRSNNLSSEGLSFDNSTRFNFQITGIGFRYGGKLGITAEAGLGYKGILNAGISYQL; encoded by the coding sequence ATGAAAAAAATAGATCTAAAAAGAATTAGTTTATTACTATTGTTTATCTCCTTTTTTTCCATTAATGCTCAAGAAAAAGGAACTAGTGAGTTTAAGGTCAGCTATGGATTGTTTTCAACAAATAACATTATTAATACTGTTACAGACATTTTAATTACCCCTGCAAGTTTAGGAGCTGTAACAGTTGAAAATAAAGTTAGTTCAGGAGTATTTAATCTAGGATATAATTATACGATCATTAACAAATTAAATTTAGGGTTAGATTTTGCTTATGAAGCTTTTATTTCTGATGTAATATCCAATAACAAGTTTATTAATAAACAAAAAGAAGATGATTTTACCTTTGCTATAAAGTCTGATTATAATTATTTATCAAAAAACAAAATTAGATTATATTCAGGAGTAGGAATAGGCTATACCTTTATACGAAATAGATCCAATAATTTATCATCAGAAGGTCTGTCTTTTGATAATTCAACTCGATTTAATTTTCAAATTACAGGTATAGGATTTAGATATGGTGGAAAATTAGGAATAACGGCAGAAGCAGGATTAGGATATAAAGGAATTCTAAATGCAGGCATTTCATATCAATTATAA